A window of the Spirochaetae bacterium HGW-Spirochaetae-1 genome harbors these coding sequences:
- a CDS encoding disulfide oxidoreductase, translated as MGLMKVTADMTVANVLKQSKKAAEVFRKYNLYCIGCKGAAEDTIMKVAVNNGIDVKVFVEELNKAMRPGS; from the coding sequence ATGGGGCTCATGAAGGTAACGGCTGATATGACAGTGGCAAATGTTCTGAAGCAATCGAAGAAGGCTGCCGAGGTGTTCAGGAAATATAATCTTTACTGTATCGGCTGTAAAGGGGCTGCCGAGGATACCATCATGAAGGTGGCCGTCAATAACGGAATTGATGTGAAGGTTTTTGTCGAAGAACTGAATAAGGCCATGCGACCGGGATCATGA
- a CDS encoding glutamate--tRNA ligase, which produces MHMRVRFAPSPTGFLHIGNARTAVINYLVSRKYGAKMVLRIEDTDMERSTGESELSIMDDLRWMGISWDEGPDKGGEYGPYRQSERFDIYRQYTEKLLAGGKAYHCYCTKEELEETRKGADGSTASFTYNGKCRNLSREETQRFIDEGRKPTVRFHVPENETVTIKDHLKGDTQFNSNNIGGDFIIVRSDGVPVYNYIVVIDDALMNITHVVRGEDHLSNTPKQILIGKALGLPIPEFAHMPLILGPDRSKLSKRHGITSVDLYRKEGYLPEALMNYLAMLGWATESGEEILPFDELLKHFELDGLGKSATVFDFQKLRWMNGQYIRSYAIPALTDLMIPYIEQAGFSPSSVPREKLESIIALLRGSCEVLSDIGRFIPIFLEDATIPDEEADAMLREDYAREIITAAADLIDKEINAENFAAELIHKIKDNSTQKGKKLFMPVRALVTGRLKGPDLEQALPLIGYENIKKRISYCIKTYCS; this is translated from the coding sequence ATTCATATGCGCGTACGTTTCGCACCCAGTCCCACGGGATTTCTGCATATCGGCAACGCAAGGACCGCCGTAATAAACTACCTGGTTTCCAGGAAATACGGAGCTAAGATGGTGCTCCGCATCGAGGACACGGACATGGAGCGAAGCACCGGGGAATCGGAGCTTTCCATCATGGACGACCTGCGCTGGATGGGCATCAGTTGGGACGAGGGTCCCGACAAGGGCGGTGAATACGGGCCATACCGGCAGTCGGAACGATTCGATATATACCGCCAATACACGGAAAAACTGCTCGCCGGGGGCAAGGCCTATCACTGCTACTGCACCAAGGAAGAACTCGAAGAAACCCGCAAGGGCGCCGACGGCAGTACGGCCTCCTTCACCTACAATGGAAAATGCAGAAACCTGAGCAGGGAGGAAACGCAGCGCTTCATAGATGAAGGACGTAAACCCACGGTGCGTTTCCATGTACCCGAGAACGAAACTGTCACCATTAAGGACCACCTGAAGGGTGACACGCAGTTCAACTCCAATAATATAGGCGGCGATTTTATCATTGTCCGGTCCGACGGCGTACCGGTATATAACTACATCGTGGTCATCGACGATGCCCTGATGAACATAACTCATGTGGTTCGCGGCGAAGACCACTTGTCCAATACGCCCAAGCAGATACTCATCGGAAAAGCCCTGGGGCTGCCCATTCCCGAATTCGCCCACATGCCCCTCATCCTGGGCCCGGACCGCTCAAAGCTGAGCAAGCGGCACGGCATAACCTCCGTGGACCTCTACAGGAAAGAGGGATACCTTCCCGAGGCGCTCATGAATTATCTAGCCATGCTGGGATGGGCCACGGAATCGGGCGAGGAAATACTCCCCTTTGACGAACTGCTGAAACATTTTGAGCTGGACGGCCTGGGCAAAAGCGCTACGGTCTTTGATTTCCAGAAACTGCGCTGGATGAACGGCCAGTACATACGCAGCTACGCAATCCCGGCCCTCACGGATCTCATGATTCCATATATCGAGCAGGCAGGCTTTAGTCCCTCATCGGTTCCCCGGGAGAAACTGGAGTCCATCATCGCCCTCCTCCGGGGCAGCTGCGAGGTCCTCTCCGACATCGGCAGATTTATCCCCATCTTCCTTGAGGACGCGACCATTCCCGACGAAGAAGCCGATGCCATGCTCAGGGAGGATTACGCCCGGGAGATCATCACGGCAGCGGCGGATCTTATCGATAAAGAAATCAACGCTGAAAATTTCGCCGCGGAACTGATCCATAAAATAAAAGATAACAGCACGCAGAAGGGGAAAAAGCTCTTCATGCCCGTAAGGGCACTGGTTACGGGACGGCTCAAGGGCCCGGACCTGGAACAGGCCCTTCCCCTCATCGGCTATGAAAACATCAAAAAACGGATCTCATACTGCATTAAAACATATTGCTCGTAA
- a CDS encoding glycosyl transferase family 1, protein MEFNQTFNKTLLTALDSYLTEQRNRFPVENTLTIDLHCHDHNSNVPDEILGRILRVPETWLSTEQLLTTLQNHGCDTFTVTNHNNARSCYELRDKGHDVVTGAEFSCTVPDFKVGIHILTYGFTPKQEIELEKLRRDIYKFQEYTFEHDIPTIWAHPLYHYKAKGLPPMEFFEKMALIFERFEAINGQRDTWQDMLVKTWVDTLTTSKIDDLAKKHRLAPDRYCRDPYKKSLSGGSDSHMGIFAGQTGTRLYIPDLSEKLKILSRSKLALEAIKNGDMAPYGSHNDFEKMAVTFLDYFCQIGLNMEDPGLLRMLLHKGDASDKMLAFAVSNAFMELKRHKVTINFLRIFHDCFSGRVPGFAKRLMVPRVYKDIFNEATKMAEMRRDNQDRTAMAFDASIRKIYTSLNDILFSRLTTKLGELNETENLVQKNLNELIDHFELPISIRKILDQKSSCEGNGKHMSSVDFNSFLDSLSFPSLASGVILGSYFTSARVLYNSRPLLSQFSDSLNAFKHPHRMLWLTDTFEDNNGVAMVLKSMLDEIRKRDLPIDLLVCSSTLEPGDHLIVVPPVSEFKLPFYENQPFRFPNMLDIHQIFKLGEYDRIMCSTEGPMGLVALFLKNAYTVPAHFYVHTDWMMFARQVLNFDQQNTDRLRRLIRAFYRGFDGLFVLNTDQRKWLTGSSMGFDESRVFLTAHWAEDIFTPKKGKKTELFGVAENDPVLLFAGRVSEEKGVMELPYIFDKIRAVHPKAKLAVAGTGPAEKKLKEALPEGIFLGWVDHDRLPEYYSAADMLILPSKFDTFGCVVLEAMSCGCPVAAYRTKGPKDIIQNNINGFVVNNRIEMAAQINGLLNNKKRNQGFNKAALKRARDYNADSIIEKLLIDLDLSA, encoded by the coding sequence ATGGAATTCAACCAGACTTTTAACAAAACTCTCCTTACGGCACTGGACAGCTATCTCACTGAACAGCGAAACCGTTTTCCCGTGGAAAACACCCTCACCATTGACCTGCACTGTCACGACCACAACAGCAATGTCCCCGATGAAATACTGGGACGGATACTGAGAGTGCCCGAAACCTGGCTCTCCACGGAACAGTTGCTGACCACGTTGCAGAACCATGGCTGCGACACCTTTACGGTCACGAACCATAACAATGCCCGTTCCTGCTATGAACTGCGGGACAAGGGACACGACGTGGTTACAGGGGCAGAATTCAGCTGTACAGTTCCGGACTTCAAGGTGGGTATTCATATCCTTACCTACGGGTTCACGCCGAAACAGGAAATAGAACTGGAAAAACTGCGCCGCGACATATACAAATTCCAGGAATATACATTTGAACACGACATTCCCACCATCTGGGCCCATCCCCTCTACCATTACAAGGCAAAGGGGCTCCCGCCCATGGAATTCTTCGAAAAAATGGCGCTGATATTTGAGCGCTTCGAGGCAATAAACGGTCAGCGTGACACATGGCAGGATATGCTGGTGAAGACATGGGTTGATACGCTCACCACTTCAAAAATCGATGACCTGGCAAAAAAACACCGCCTAGCTCCGGATCGATACTGCCGCGACCCCTACAAAAAAAGCCTTTCAGGGGGATCGGACAGCCACATGGGCATATTTGCCGGACAGACTGGAACCAGGCTGTACATACCGGATCTGAGTGAGAAACTGAAAATTTTAAGCAGATCAAAACTCGCCCTGGAAGCCATTAAAAACGGAGATATGGCCCCCTATGGTTCCCACAATGATTTCGAGAAAATGGCAGTCACGTTTCTCGACTATTTTTGCCAGATCGGCCTCAACATGGAGGACCCGGGCCTGCTTCGCATGCTTCTCCACAAAGGGGACGCTTCGGATAAAATGCTGGCCTTCGCTGTTTCCAACGCCTTCATGGAACTCAAAAGGCACAAGGTTACAATAAATTTTCTCAGGATATTCCATGACTGTTTCAGCGGACGGGTCCCGGGATTTGCCAAGCGCCTCATGGTTCCCCGGGTCTACAAAGATATTTTTAATGAGGCAACAAAAATGGCCGAAATGCGCCGCGACAATCAGGATCGCACTGCCATGGCCTTTGACGCATCCATACGGAAAATTTATACCAGCCTCAACGATATTCTCTTCAGCCGTCTTACTACAAAACTGGGGGAACTGAATGAAACAGAAAACCTGGTACAGAAAAACCTCAATGAGCTGATTGATCACTTCGAACTTCCCATTTCCATACGAAAAATCCTGGATCAAAAAAGCAGTTGCGAGGGTAACGGAAAACACATGAGCAGCGTTGATTTCAACAGCTTCCTTGACAGCCTCAGCTTCCCCTCCCTGGCCTCGGGCGTAATCCTGGGGTCCTATTTTACCAGTGCCCGGGTCCTCTACAATTCACGCCCCCTTCTTAGTCAATTTTCGGATTCACTGAACGCCTTCAAGCATCCGCACCGCATGTTATGGCTCACTGACACCTTCGAGGATAATAACGGCGTGGCCATGGTGCTTAAATCCATGCTGGATGAAATCCGGAAACGCGACCTTCCCATTGACCTCCTGGTCTGCAGCAGTACACTGGAGCCCGGTGATCATCTCATAGTGGTACCGCCCGTTTCGGAATTCAAACTTCCCTTTTATGAAAATCAGCCCTTCCGCTTCCCCAACATGCTGGACATCCACCAGATTTTCAAACTTGGAGAATACGACCGCATCATGTGTTCCACGGAAGGCCCCATGGGACTGGTGGCCCTGTTCCTTAAAAACGCCTACACCGTACCGGCCCACTTCTATGTACACACGGACTGGATGATGTTCGCGCGCCAGGTCCTAAACTTTGACCAGCAGAATACTGACAGGCTAAGACGTCTTATCCGGGCCTTTTACCGGGGCTTCGACGGTCTTTTCGTTCTCAACACGGACCAGCGGAAGTGGCTCACGGGCAGCTCCATGGGTTTTGACGAATCCCGCGTATTTCTCACGGCGCATTGGGCCGAGGATATATTCACACCGAAAAAGGGTAAAAAAACCGAACTCTTCGGTGTGGCGGAAAATGATCCGGTACTTCTCTTCGCGGGACGCGTGAGCGAAGAAAAGGGAGTCATGGAACTTCCTTATATCTTTGATAAAATCAGGGCCGTCCACCCGAAGGCGAAACTTGCCGTAGCCGGAACAGGCCCTGCCGAGAAAAAACTCAAAGAAGCCCTGCCCGAAGGCATCTTCCTCGGATGGGTTGATCACGACAGGCTCCCGGAGTACTATTCGGCAGCGGACATGCTCATTCTGCCATCAAAATTCGACACCTTCGGATGCGTGGTGCTGGAGGCGATGAGCTGCGGCTGCCCCGTGGCGGCGTACCGGACCAAGGGACCGAAAGATATAATTCAGAACAATATCAACGGTTTCGTTGTCAACAATCGCATAGAAATGGCCGCACAGATAAACGGCCTGCTGAACAATAAAAAGCGCAACCAGGGTTTTAATAAAGCCGCACTTAAACGGGCCCGTGATTATAATGCGGACTCTATCATAGAAAAACTCCTTATTGACCTTGACCTTTCAGCATGA
- a CDS encoding RNA polymerase subunit sigma, whose amino-acid sequence MDSAIKKAAEAIKGSENLISLTGAGISVESGIPDFRSAGGLWEKYDPAIYATIETFKKDPRMSWDMIFDMIDVTAGAEPNPGHYALSELESLGYLKGIITQNIDNLHQRAGSTRVVEYHGNATRLECLGCHGGFGMESFNIAEKEIPRCPKCNRILKPAVIFFGEMIPRSALLDSNVLTQMADAVLVVGTSAIVYPAAGIPFEAKKNGAVIIEVNVERTPFSSHITDIFIEGRAGEMLPLLVQAVKGT is encoded by the coding sequence ATGGATAGCGCTATCAAAAAGGCCGCAGAGGCCATCAAGGGGTCGGAAAACCTTATCTCTCTGACCGGGGCGGGTATTTCAGTGGAAAGCGGTATCCCCGATTTTCGCAGCGCCGGAGGTCTCTGGGAAAAATACGACCCCGCGATCTATGCCACGATCGAAACCTTCAAAAAAGATCCCCGCATGTCCTGGGATATGATTTTTGACATGATCGATGTTACGGCCGGAGCGGAACCAAATCCGGGGCACTATGCCCTGTCCGAGTTGGAATCCCTGGGTTACCTCAAAGGCATTATCACCCAGAACATCGACAACCTGCACCAGCGCGCCGGGAGCACCCGGGTGGTGGAATACCACGGTAATGCCACGAGGCTGGAATGCCTGGGATGTCATGGGGGATTCGGCATGGAATCCTTCAATATCGCGGAAAAAGAAATCCCCCGCTGTCCGAAGTGCAACAGGATTTTGAAACCGGCGGTTATTTTCTTCGGCGAGATGATACCCCGCAGCGCGCTCCTGGATTCCAATGTTCTCACGCAGATGGCCGACGCCGTACTTGTCGTGGGGACATCGGCCATCGTGTATCCAGCCGCCGGAATCCCCTTTGAAGCAAAAAAGAACGGCGCCGTTATAATCGAGGTCAACGTGGAAAGAACGCCCTTCTCCAGTCACATAACCGATATTTTCATCGAGGGGCGGGCCGGTGAAATGCTTCCCCTCCTGGTGCAGGCCGTCAAGGGTACATGA
- the thiL gene encoding thiamine-phosphate kinase — MPINSEWDLLDRITKQIRSGLPEHLPDLLTGIGDDCAVYRLGPDRFGLFSTDMSVESVHFITGKSSPEDIGYKAMTGNISDVSAMGGACRLALVALGVPPGTEEDYIASLYKGMTEAASMAGLAIAGGDISSSKELVISISIYGETAGYDPVLRSGARPNDTIYITGSLGECRAGLDLLMNDDPAGMTAYRGLTEKHDRPPCRASIVEPLMKLFKPTAMIDISDGLLSDLGHIVKESGRGFLLKEELFPCTPLLRSYCAEKGLEPENIFLNSGEEYELLFTSAARPGEAAGEINGVAVTPIGTILDKEYFIEKQGAKIPVTLSGFDHFKK, encoded by the coding sequence ATGCCAATCAACAGTGAATGGGACCTTCTTGACAGAATAACAAAGCAGATACGATCGGGACTGCCGGAACACCTGCCTGACCTTTTGACCGGCATTGGTGACGACTGCGCCGTGTACCGGCTCGGCCCGGACCGGTTCGGCCTTTTCTCTACGGACATGAGCGTCGAATCGGTCCACTTCATTACCGGTAAAAGCTCGCCGGAAGACATCGGCTACAAGGCCATGACGGGCAACATTTCAGACGTCAGCGCCATGGGCGGCGCCTGCAGGCTTGCCCTGGTGGCCCTGGGCGTACCGCCCGGCACCGAAGAGGATTATATCGCATCGCTGTACAAAGGAATGACCGAAGCGGCATCCATGGCAGGCCTGGCCATTGCCGGCGGTGATATTTCAAGTTCAAAAGAACTGGTCATCAGCATCAGCATCTACGGGGAAACGGCAGGATATGATCCTGTCCTACGAAGCGGCGCGCGCCCGAACGACACCATTTATATAACGGGAAGCCTAGGCGAATGCCGGGCCGGACTGGACCTCCTCATGAACGACGACCCTGCGGGAATGACCGCGTACCGCGGACTTACGGAAAAACATGACCGTCCGCCCTGCCGCGCATCCATAGTGGAACCGCTGATGAAACTCTTTAAGCCCACGGCTATGATCGATATATCCGACGGCCTCCTCTCGGACCTGGGTCATATTGTGAAAGAGAGCGGCAGGGGTTTCCTGCTAAAAGAAGAATTATTTCCCTGTACGCCCCTCTTAAGGTCCTATTGCGCCGAAAAGGGCCTGGAGCCGGAAAATATCTTTCTCAACAGCGGCGAAGAGTATGAGCTCCTTTTCACCTCAGCGGCAAGACCCGGCGAGGCGGCAGGTGAAATAAATGGAGTAGCCGTGACCCCCATCGGCACTATCCTGGACAAGGAATATTTTATCGAAAAACAGGGCGCCAAGATACCGGTGACGCTTTCGGGTTTTGACCACTTTAAGAAATGA
- a CDS encoding glutamine--tRNA ligase (catalyzes a two-step reaction, first charging a glutamine molecule by linking its carboxyl group to the alpha-phosphate of ATP, followed by transfer of the aminoacyl-adenylate to its tRNA), whose translation MKSDGDGKIGETDAAGEAEKEKTTPSNFIKDIIREDIRNNKNNGQVVTRFPPEPNGYLHIGHAKSICLNFGLAREFKGRCHLRFDDTNPVKEEDEYVESIKADVRWLGFDWGEHLYFASDYFGQLYEWAVQMIKAGKAYVCDLTGDQIREHRGTLTSSGKESPYRNRSVEENLDLFEKMKNGEFPDGSKTLRAKIDMTSGNINMRDPVMYRILKAEHHRTGNTWCIYPMYDYTHGQSDSIENITHSICTLEFEIHRPLYDWFCRELGIHHPQQIEFARLNLTYTVMSKRKLLQLVKEKHVKGWDDPRMPTIAGLRRRGYTPEAIQDFAERIGVAKADSTVDIAFLEFCLREDLNKKAIRAMAVLRPLKVVLTNYPEGKVEELEAENNPEDPSMGTRKIPFSREIYIEEDDFREDPPKKFFRLAPGAEVRLKHAYLIRCEEVIKDGQGRITELRCTYDPATKSGEGAVERKVKGTLHWVSAPHAVNAQVRLYEHLFIKENPDEAEEGKTFLDNINPDSLVVLDNCMLEPGLGSAKTGDRFQFLRHGYFCVDPDSTGERLVFNRTVALRDTWAKIEKSMKETPQA comes from the coding sequence ATGAAATCCGACGGTGATGGGAAAATCGGTGAAACCGATGCCGCAGGTGAAGCTGAGAAAGAGAAAACCACTCCTTCCAACTTTATCAAGGATATTATCCGCGAAGATATCAGGAACAATAAAAACAATGGGCAGGTCGTTACGCGCTTCCCGCCGGAACCGAACGGGTATCTTCATATTGGTCATGCCAAATCCATATGCCTGAACTTCGGTCTTGCCCGGGAGTTCAAGGGACGCTGCCACCTTCGATTTGACGATACCAATCCCGTGAAGGAAGAGGATGAGTATGTGGAATCCATCAAGGCCGATGTTCGCTGGCTGGGATTCGACTGGGGAGAGCATCTCTATTTTGCATCGGATTACTTCGGGCAGCTCTATGAATGGGCTGTACAGATGATAAAGGCCGGGAAGGCCTATGTTTGTGATCTTACGGGCGATCAAATCAGGGAGCACCGCGGGACCCTCACCTCTTCGGGCAAAGAGAGCCCCTACCGGAACAGGTCCGTGGAGGAAAACCTCGATCTTTTCGAGAAAATGAAAAACGGAGAGTTCCCCGACGGGTCAAAGACCCTGCGGGCTAAAATAGACATGACATCGGGTAATATCAATATGCGCGATCCCGTAATGTATCGCATATTGAAGGCCGAACATCACCGCACAGGGAATACGTGGTGCATATATCCCATGTACGACTATACCCACGGGCAATCCGATTCCATTGAAAATATTACCCATTCCATTTGCACCCTGGAGTTCGAGATTCACCGTCCTCTTTATGATTGGTTTTGCCGTGAGTTGGGTATACATCATCCCCAGCAGATAGAATTCGCTCGTCTCAATCTCACCTACACGGTCATGAGCAAGAGGAAACTCCTGCAACTCGTTAAGGAAAAACATGTAAAGGGATGGGACGATCCGCGCATGCCTACCATCGCCGGGCTCCGCAGGCGTGGATATACTCCCGAAGCCATCCAGGATTTCGCCGAGAGGATCGGTGTGGCAAAGGCGGACAGCACCGTTGATATTGCTTTTCTTGAATTCTGTCTGAGGGAAGATCTGAATAAAAAAGCGATACGGGCCATGGCCGTACTCCGTCCTTTGAAAGTGGTGCTCACAAATTATCCTGAAGGGAAAGTGGAGGAACTGGAGGCGGAAAACAATCCCGAAGACCCGTCAATGGGAACGAGAAAAATTCCTTTTAGCAGGGAAATCTATATTGAAGAGGATGATTTCCGTGAGGATCCTCCGAAGAAATTTTTCAGGCTGGCCCCGGGAGCGGAGGTCCGGCTTAAACACGCATATCTCATCAGGTGCGAGGAAGTGATAAAAGACGGCCAGGGCCGCATCACGGAACTCCGCTGTACTTATGATCCTGCCACGAAAAGCGGTGAGGGGGCCGTGGAACGAAAGGTGAAGGGGACGCTGCACTGGGTATCGGCTCCCCATGCCGTGAATGCCCAGGTGCGGCTCTATGAGCACCTTTTCATCAAAGAGAATCCCGATGAAGCGGAAGAGGGGAAGACATTCCTGGATAATATCAATCCCGATTCTCTTGTCGTGCTGGACAACTGCATGCTGGAGCCGGGACTGGGCAGTGCCAAAACCGGAGACAGGTTCCAGTTTTTAAGGCACGGATATTTCTGTGTTGATCCCGATTCAACCGGTGAACGGCTTGTTTTCAACAGGACCGTGGCGCTGCGTGATACCTGGGCCAAGATAGAGAAGTCCATGAAGGAAACCCCGCAGGCGTAG
- a CDS encoding glucohydrolase, whose product MNDTGRFRMMKENRIWWKHGVIYQIYPRSFYDSNDDGVGDIPGIIMKLDYLHDLGIDAVWLSPINCSPMYDFGYDISDYRSIDPIFGSMKDFDHLLKEAHQRGIKIILDLVMNHTSHLHPWFLASRSSRRSPKRDWYIWRDGKKGMPTNNWMSAFGGSAWEWDEMTGQYYLHSFLKEQPDVNWRSIKLREAMFSEIRFWLGRGVDGFRLDVVNWFIKDKHFRNNPPSFRPHQLQKHRYDRNRSETHDILRELRILLDGYDDRMAVGEIFTMPPGDPELSALYLGSGMDELHLAFDFSLIYRFWNSRQVFNAINNWMHAIPMEGWPCHVLSNHDQPRSMSRFGGGIDAMKRARVAAVLLMTLRGTPFIYYGEEIGMKNSRLTRQDLHDPLGKKYWPFFKGRDPARTPMQWSGDKNAGFSKNRSWLPVCEDYREVNVENNLHDPYSMLNFYRSLIHLRKEKSAMHSGTWEPLVKGRDSIIGYIRESSGQKIFVALNFSPKPKKVHIHERGQWKVIFSTHRFLREHLTDLSFPLSPYEATILEKIGNL is encoded by the coding sequence ATGAATGACACAGGCCGGTTCCGTATGATGAAAGAAAATCGAATCTGGTGGAAACATGGAGTCATATACCAGATATATCCCCGAAGCTTTTACGATTCCAATGATGACGGTGTGGGAGATATTCCAGGAATAATCATGAAACTTGACTATCTTCATGATCTGGGCATTGACGCCGTGTGGCTTTCTCCCATCAACTGTTCTCCCATGTATGATTTCGGGTATGATATCAGCGACTATCGTTCAATAGATCCCATTTTCGGCTCCATGAAAGATTTTGACCATCTTCTGAAAGAGGCACACCAACGCGGGATAAAAATTATCCTGGACCTGGTTATGAACCATACCTCACACCTCCATCCGTGGTTCCTTGCCTCCCGCTCCTCGCGCCGGAGTCCCAAGCGGGACTGGTATATCTGGCGCGACGGTAAAAAAGGCATGCCGACCAATAACTGGATGTCGGCCTTCGGCGGTTCGGCCTGGGAGTGGGACGAGATGACCGGTCAGTACTACCTTCATTCATTTTTGAAGGAACAGCCCGATGTAAACTGGCGGAGCATAAAACTGCGCGAAGCGATGTTTTCCGAAATACGATTCTGGCTCGGCAGGGGCGTTGACGGTTTCAGACTCGATGTGGTGAACTGGTTCATCAAGGACAAGCATTTCAGGAATAATCCCCCTTCCTTCCGCCCCCACCAATTGCAGAAGCACCGCTATGACCGAAACAGGTCTGAGACTCATGACATACTCAGAGAACTGAGAATCCTTCTCGACGGATATGACGACAGGATGGCCGTTGGGGAAATATTCACCATGCCTCCCGGAGACCCGGAGCTTTCGGCCCTATATCTCGGCAGCGGTATGGACGAACTGCACCTTGCCTTTGATTTTTCCCTAATCTACCGGTTCTGGAATTCACGCCAGGTCTTCAATGCAATCAACAACTGGATGCATGCCATTCCCATGGAAGGATGGCCCTGTCATGTTCTTTCCAATCATGATCAGCCCCGCAGTATGAGCCGCTTCGGCGGCGGAATCGATGCCATGAAAAGGGCCCGCGTGGCCGCAGTTTTGCTCATGACTCTCAGGGGAACTCCCTTCATCTATTATGGAGAAGAGATCGGCATGAAAAACAGCAGGCTTACCCGCCAGGACCTTCACGATCCCCTGGGAAAGAAGTACTGGCCCTTTTTCAAAGGACGCGATCCGGCCAGAACCCCCATGCAGTGGAGCGGTGATAAAAACGCCGGTTTCAGTAAAAACCGCTCATGGCTCCCCGTATGCGAGGACTACCGTGAAGTGAACGTGGAAAACAATCTGCACGACCCGTATTCCATGCTGAATTTTTACCGCTCCCTCATTCATCTGCGCAAAGAAAAATCGGCGATGCATAGCGGCACCTGGGAACCATTGGTAAAGGGTAGAGACTCCATTATTGGCTATATACGCGAAAGCAGCGGGCAGAAAATCTTTGTGGCTTTGAATTTCTCTCCAAAGCCGAAAAAAGTTCACATCCATGAACGCGGACAATGGAAAGTAATTTTCTCCACGCATCGATTCCTCCGTGAACATCTGACCGATCTTTCCTTCCCTCTTTCGCCCTATGAGGCGACAATACTGGAAAAAATCGGAAATTTATGA
- a CDS encoding SET domain-containing protein-lysine N-methyltransferase encodes MITKQSTPASGSGLYTDEAIKKGTILFSYDDWVEDEKEGWVTLTTTEMQSLTGEKRSLFLRYCYDLDFGKIIGTFDWTCARHIANYMNHSCDPNMIYDSRDNIIARRDIAPGEELTVDYGTFIANFDQEFVCSCGAHNCRKKITKDDWKTLVPVYGIHFAAFMQEEIKKLRKERA; translated from the coding sequence ATGATAACAAAGCAATCCACTCCGGCCTCGGGCTCGGGGCTTTACACTGACGAAGCCATTAAAAAGGGGACTATCCTCTTCAGCTATGATGACTGGGTCGAGGATGAGAAGGAGGGATGGGTAACCCTCACAACTACGGAGATGCAGTCACTTACCGGTGAGAAGAGATCGCTTTTTCTCCGGTACTGTTATGACCTGGATTTCGGCAAAATCATCGGCACCTTCGACTGGACCTGCGCCCGGCACATAGCCAATTACATGAATCACAGTTGCGACCCCAACATGATCTACGATTCCCGCGACAATATTATCGCCCGCCGCGACATAGCACCGGGCGAGGAACTCACCGTGGATTACGGAACCTTCATCGCCAATTTTGACCAGGAATTTGTCTGCTCCTGCGGCGCACATAACTGCAGGAAGAAAATAACGAAAGATGACTGGAAAACCCTGGTGCCCGTCTACGGCATCCATTTCGCCGCCTTCATGCAGGAAGAAATCAAAAAACTGCGGAAGGAAAGGGCATAG
- the rsmD gene encoding 16S rRNA (guanine(966)-N(2))-methyltransferase RsmD, giving the protein MKSVRIIAGSYRGRVIPFDVRKFNDADITPQKVKEALFSILGDINGKYFLDLFGGSGQVGFEAVSRGAKGVVINESDRRRYEFIRHYATQFPEAERPQVLNYPAFRALRFLHNRERYFDFIYIDPPYEKISGKVPVYVEILDEVGRYRDICEKAVVVLQHFSANELDRNIRGFSFIKRRDYGSTALSFYKFVTQDTDNTIDNI; this is encoded by the coding sequence ATGAAGTCGGTTCGTATTATTGCCGGCAGCTACCGGGGAAGAGTTATTCCCTTCGACGTGAGGAAGTTCAATGACGCTGATATCACCCCCCAGAAGGTAAAGGAGGCCCTTTTTTCCATTCTGGGCGATATAAACGGGAAATATTTCCTCGACCTTTTTGGCGGTTCAGGACAGGTCGGTTTTGAGGCCGTGAGCAGGGGTGCCAAAGGGGTGGTCATAAATGAATCGGACCGCCGGCGATATGAGTTTATCCGGCATTATGCCACGCAGTTCCCTGAAGCTGAAAGGCCCCAGGTCCTGAATTACCCGGCGTTCCGGGCTCTCAGGTTTCTCCACAACCGTGAACGGTATTTCGATTTTATCTATATCGATCCGCCCTATGAAAAAATCAGCGGCAAGGTTCCGGTCTATGTTGAAATTCTCGATGAAGTGGGGCGCTACCGCGATATTTGTGAAAAGGCCGTTGTCGTACTCCAGCATTTCAGCGCCAATGAGCTTGACCGGAATATACGGGGCTTTTCTTTCATAAAAAGAAGGGATTACGGCAGCACAGCCCTTTCTTTTTACAAATTTGTAACACAGGATACGGACAATACTATTGATAATATTTAG